One genomic region from Sulfurimonas sp. encodes:
- a CDS encoding putative nucleotidyltransferase substrate binding domain-containing protein, producing MSAHELTTFLENIHPFDNLSQIELNDFSQNLDVIYYKKDEIIQKEGENPSFLYFIIKGLVQEKTKSEEVVSLYSINEFFDPISIIKNQSENCFVAIEETICYALPKDLFKDTLYKNKQLEGYFFQSISQKLNSYIANKKNRDLANIMIAKVKDAKVHRAIFAPFDTTIFDAATIIKKEKVPTLLLKDSKGEVFIITDSDFRQKVILNRMDYDDKVSKISTGNLICVNENDFLFNAQLTMTKHGIKRVVVKDDNDVIVGILDQMSLSSFFATHTFSVSNEIANAETLEELKHASFSIIKIVRSLNAKGVRIGFISKLINQLNRKIIDKAILLTAPKELLGNYCFLVMGSEGRSEQVIKTDQDNALIIRDDCSISKDVLDKYTKELTEIIVDFGFPRCEGNIMVSNPYWTRTVSEFKDLIYSWITKKSGDDFMNLAIFYDALCASGDVELIKELKAYIFKVCSDSQMFYTNFAKVIMSFDIPLGIFDGFVYDKNHKDEIDIKKGGIFILVQSIRSLSLEHKLYRSNTLRRIIDLEEKGVLDSEFAAELSEAFNFLNTIKLNSHLEQLDSGHEVDNFISPKNLSRMDKDLLKDSFKIINKLKKKLEYRYKLNYA from the coding sequence ATGAGTGCACACGAGTTAACAACTTTTTTAGAAAATATTCACCCTTTTGACAATCTATCCCAAATTGAGCTTAATGACTTTTCACAAAATTTAGATGTAATTTATTATAAAAAAGATGAAATTATTCAAAAAGAAGGTGAAAATCCATCTTTTCTTTATTTTATAATTAAAGGCTTAGTTCAGGAAAAAACAAAAAGTGAGGAAGTTGTCTCACTTTATTCTATTAATGAGTTTTTTGACCCAATTTCTATTATTAAAAATCAATCAGAAAATTGTTTTGTAGCTATAGAAGAAACGATATGTTACGCACTTCCTAAAGATTTATTTAAAGATACTCTATACAAAAATAAACAATTGGAGGGTTATTTTTTTCAATCAATATCACAAAAATTAAATTCATATATAGCAAATAAAAAAAATAGAGACCTTGCAAATATAATGATTGCAAAAGTTAAAGATGCAAAAGTACACAGAGCTATTTTTGCTCCTTTTGATACAACAATTTTTGATGCTGCAACTATAATAAAAAAGGAAAAGGTTCCAACTCTTTTGTTAAAAGATTCTAAGGGAGAAGTATTTATTATAACTGACTCTGACTTTAGACAAAAAGTTATTTTAAATAGGATGGATTATGATGATAAAGTTTCTAAGATAAGTACAGGAAACTTAATCTGTGTAAATGAAAATGACTTTTTGTTTAACGCGCAATTAACCATGACAAAACATGGTATAAAAAGAGTTGTAGTAAAAGATGATAATGATGTTATAGTTGGAATACTAGACCAAATGTCACTTTCTAGTTTTTTTGCGACACATACTTTTTCTGTCTCAAATGAAATCGCAAATGCAGAGACACTTGAAGAGTTAAAACATGCATCTTTTTCCATCATAAAAATTGTAAGATCTCTTAATGCAAAAGGTGTAAGAATCGGTTTTATAAGTAAGCTAATCAATCAGCTAAATAGAAAAATAATTGATAAAGCTATCCTTCTTACTGCTCCAAAAGAACTGCTTGGAAACTACTGCTTTTTAGTTATGGGAAGTGAAGGTAGAAGTGAGCAAGTGATTAAAACTGACCAAGATAATGCTTTAATTATTAGAGATGACTGTAGTATTTCAAAAGATGTCTTAGACAAGTACACAAAAGAATTGACAGAAATTATTGTTGATTTTGGCTTTCCTAGATGCGAAGGTAATATTATGGTGTCAAATCCATATTGGACTAGAACTGTAAGTGAGTTTAAAGATTTAATTTACTCATGGATTACTAAAAAATCAGGCGATGATTTTATGAACCTTGCAATTTTTTATGATGCTCTTTGTGCTTCAGGAGATGTTGAACTTATAAAAGAGTTAAAAGCTTATATATTTAAAGTATGTTCAGATTCTCAAATGTTTTATACAAACTTTGCAAAGGTAATTATGAGTTTTGATATACCATTAGGTATATTTGATGGTTTCGTATATGACAAAAATCATAAAGATGAGATAGATATTAAAAAAGGTGGTATATTCATCTTAGTACAAAGTATTAGAAGTTTAAGTTTGGAGCATAAGTTATATCGCTCTAATACTTTAAGAAGAATTATAGATTTAGAAGAAAAAGGAGTATTGGATTCTGAATTTGCAGCGGAATTGAGTGAAGCCTTTAACTTTTTAAATACTATAAAACTAAACTCTCACCTAGAGCAACTTGACTCAGGGCATGAGGTAGATAATTTTATATCACCAAAGAATTTATCTCGAATGGATAAAGATTTATTAAAAGATTCTTTTAAAATTATAAATAAGTTAAAGAAAAAATTAGAGTACAGATATAAGTTGAATTATGCTTAA
- a CDS encoding 3'-5' exonuclease produces the protein MLKTIQNYFNKKNLSDDKYLYLFDKPHPDEYVCFDCETTGLDRVNDDIISIGAVIIKKNTIIASKKFVKFVKPKTKLQSDAIKIHHIRECDLEDAENIDEVIYDFLEFIGNRTLVGYFLEFDIAMVNKYIKNMIGVKLPNKTHEVSEIYYDYKIETIPQANIDLRFDTILKELKLPKLSKHDAFNDALMTSMMFVKLKNQPKVKI, from the coding sequence ATGCTTAAAACAATACAAAATTATTTTAATAAAAAAAATTTAAGCGATGATAAATATTTGTATCTTTTTGATAAACCACATCCAGATGAATATGTATGTTTTGATTGTGAAACAACAGGTTTAGATAGAGTAAATGATGATATTATCTCAATAGGTGCTGTAATAATTAAAAAGAATACAATTATTGCTAGTAAGAAGTTTGTAAAGTTTGTAAAACCAAAAACTAAACTTCAAAGTGATGCTATCAAAATTCATCATATAAGAGAGTGTGACCTAGAGGATGCTGAAAATATAGATGAAGTAATTTATGATTTTTTAGAGTTTATAGGAAACAGAACCTTAGTAGGATATTTTTTGGAATTTGATATTGCTATGGTAAATAAATATATTAAAAATATGATAGGTGTAAAGTTACCAAATAAAACACATGAAGTGTCAGAAATATATTATGATTATAAGATTGAAACTATTCCACAGGCAAATATAGATTTACGCTTTGATACAATACTAAAAGAGTTAAAACTACCAAAACTTTCAAAACATGATGCCTTTAATGACGCTCTAATGACATCCATGATGTTTGTTAAACTAAAAAATCAACCTAAAGTTAAAATATAA
- a CDS encoding nitrate reductase, giving the protein MIEKLKDFLGFDIKAQKYKLSNDSTFGMISDEKKPDKWVFSTCGYCGVGCGLYIGVKDGRAVYTKGNPKHAVNMGTLCPKGLSEHQLINSVNRVTTPLIKKDGELVYASWDEAYRKVSDEFKRISSEYGAKAVGVIGTGQLLTEEFYTLGKFVQLGLKTNNFDGNTTLCMASAVMGYKQSLGSDGPVGSYEDFEKANTIILIGANIADNHPILKLHIKKNKNKPRIIVIDPRASKTSQMADLFVPLKPRTDLALFNGLAYIVMEQGWENEGYIKANTNGYKELKKHLQNYPPQEVANITGIDVKTLYEIAKEFIAKDAVLSAWTMGVNQSFMGTDTVSAIINLHLLTGQIGKEGAGPFSITGQCNAMGTRECGFTSSLPAYRNFGDEKALAEYANIINVPSEIIPRERGYKYAEIIDAIDRGEIKALWIVATNPLVSFVNQKKLRATLAKLDLLVVQDAFMSDTAEIADVIFSAATWGEKEGTYTNSERRCNKANKAVEPLGNTKSDFDIIVDFSSYFQDVKELLFKNWKTPLDAFNEFKEVSRGQLCDYSGMSYELIEELAGIQWPCNEKNPFGTLRLYTPDMPFKTKDEKANLLCLDWFPMAEPICEEFPAILNTGRTVEQWHTRTKTRSIKILNDLAPEAWIDINPLDATKLKVKSGDRLSISSIRGRVEDIIVRVTQSVAPSTVFVPFHFNTQLVNNLTNDSFCPKSGEPNFKQTAIQLHSKETPDGLKFKKQEVSGEIEHIKTAFEGIAFKEKEFSV; this is encoded by the coding sequence ATGATAGAAAAATTAAAAGATTTTTTAGGCTTTGATATTAAAGCACAAAAGTATAAACTCTCAAATGATTCAACATTTGGAATGATAAGTGATGAGAAAAAGCCTGATAAGTGGGTTTTTTCTACTTGTGGTTATTGTGGAGTAGGGTGTGGATTATACATCGGCGTTAAAGATGGTCGAGCCGTTTATACAAAAGGAAACCCTAAGCATGCTGTAAATATGGGAACACTTTGTCCAAAGGGTTTAAGTGAACATCAACTTATAAACTCAGTAAATAGAGTTACGACACCGCTTATAAAAAAAGATGGAGAGTTAGTTTATGCATCTTGGGATGAAGCTTATAGAAAAGTTTCAGATGAATTTAAAAGAATTTCTAGTGAGTATGGAGCTAAAGCTGTTGGTGTTATAGGAACAGGACAATTATTAACAGAAGAGTTTTATACTTTAGGTAAGTTTGTTCAACTTGGACTTAAAACAAATAACTTTGATGGAAATACAACTCTATGTATGGCATCTGCTGTAATGGGATATAAGCAATCGTTAGGTTCAGATGGACCTGTTGGAAGTTATGAAGATTTTGAGAAAGCTAATACTATAATACTCATTGGTGCAAATATAGCAGATAATCATCCTATCTTAAAACTTCACATCAAAAAAAATAAAAATAAGCCGCGCATTATAGTAATAGATCCAAGAGCTTCAAAAACTTCTCAAATGGCAGACCTTTTTGTTCCTCTTAAACCAAGAACAGACTTAGCCCTTTTTAATGGTCTAGCGTACATTGTCATGGAGCAGGGTTGGGAAAATGAAGGTTATATAAAAGCAAATACAAATGGTTACAAAGAACTTAAAAAACATCTTCAAAATTATCCACCACAAGAAGTAGCAAATATTACGGGCATCGATGTTAAGACACTTTATGAAATAGCAAAAGAGTTTATAGCTAAAGATGCAGTTTTAAGTGCTTGGACAATGGGTGTAAATCAATCTTTTATGGGAACAGATACGGTAAGTGCTATTATAAATCTTCATCTTTTAACAGGACAAATTGGAAAAGAAGGTGCTGGACCTTTTTCTATAACAGGACAATGTAATGCTATGGGAACAAGAGAGTGTGGTTTCACCTCTTCTTTACCAGCATATAGAAACTTTGGAGATGAAAAAGCTTTAGCTGAGTATGCAAACATCATAAATGTACCAAGTGAAATTATCCCTCGTGAGCGTGGATATAAATATGCTGAGATTATAGATGCGATAGACAGAGGAGAAATAAAAGCACTTTGGATAGTGGCTACAAATCCACTTGTAAGTTTTGTTAATCAGAAAAAACTCAGAGCCACTTTAGCAAAACTTGACTTGCTTGTTGTCCAAGATGCTTTTATGAGTGATACCGCCGAGATAGCTGATGTTATTTTTTCAGCTGCTACTTGGGGAGAAAAAGAGGGAACATACACTAACTCAGAGCGACGATGTAACAAAGCAAACAAAGCAGTTGAACCACTTGGTAATACTAAAAGTGACTTTGATATCATTGTTGATTTTTCTTCTTATTTTCAAGATGTAAAAGAGTTGTTATTTAAAAATTGGAAAACTCCACTTGATGCATTTAATGAGTTTAAAGAGGTAAGTCGTGGGCAACTTTGTGACTACTCAGGTATGAGCTATGAACTTATAGAAGAGTTAGCTGGAATCCAATGGCCATGTAATGAGAAAAATCCATTTGGAACACTAAGACTTTATACTCCTGATATGCCTTTTAAAACTAAAGATGAAAAAGCAAACCTTCTTTGTTTAGATTGGTTTCCTATGGCAGAGCCTATTTGTGAAGAATTTCCAGCTATTTTAAATACAGGAAGAACGGTTGAACAATGGCATACTCGTACAAAAACAAGAAGCATAAAGATACTTAATGATTTAGCCCCCGAAGCATGGATAGATATAAATCCCTTAGATGCTACAAAATTAAAGGTTAAAAGTGGAGATAGATTGTCTATTTCTAGTATAAGAGGCAGGGTGGAAGATATAATAGTTAGAGTTACACAGAGTGTTGCACCTAGCACTGTTTTTGTTCCTTTTCATTTTAATACTCAACTTGTAAATAATTTAACAAATGATAGTTTTTGTCCAAAATCTGGAGAGCCAAATTTTAAGCAAACAGCAATTCAACTTCACTCAAAAGAAACTCCTGATGGTTTGAAATTTAAAAAGCAAGAAGTCAGTGGAGAGATTGAGCATATAAAAACTGCCTTTGAAGGTATAGCATTTAAAGAAAAAGAGTTTAGTGTTTAA